A genomic region of Trichothermofontia sichuanensis B231 contains the following coding sequences:
- a CDS encoding GNAT family N-acetyltransferase, whose translation MERVATFTLASPADIDLLLALLEEFYAIEELPFEPSLAQQTLQTLLQEPRYGLIHLIEVAGEVAGYVVLTFGFSLEFHGRDAWIDELYLRAAYRGQGIGKAALALMADICRREGIKALHLTVAHKNQRAQTVYRQAGYITHDRDVMTQWLS comes from the coding sequence ATGGAGAGAGTAGCAACGTTTACCCTGGCAAGCCCTGCCGATATTGATTTATTGCTGGCGTTATTAGAAGAGTTTTATGCGATCGAAGAATTGCCATTTGAGCCATCGCTCGCCCAACAAACCCTCCAAACCCTCCTCCAGGAACCGCGCTATGGGTTAATCCACCTGATTGAGGTGGCTGGGGAAGTGGCTGGCTATGTGGTCTTAACGTTTGGTTTTAGCCTGGAGTTCCACGGGCGGGATGCCTGGATCGATGAATTGTATTTACGGGCAGCCTATCGTGGCCAGGGGATTGGCAAAGCAGCCTTGGCGCTGATGGCAGACATCTGTCGCCGAGAAGGGATCAAAGCCCTCCATTTGACCGTCGCCCATAAGAATCAACGGGCACAAACCGTCTATCGGCAGGCTGGCTACATCACCCACGATCGCGATGTAATGACGCAGTGGTTAAGCTAG
- a CDS encoding response regulator, translated as MPVSSYTVPVILSVDDRPLSHTLVRRALEPDYHIITVENGIEALARIYYEQVDLVLLDVSMPDVDGLEVCRIIRSIEQFRSLPIIMLTARNRPFDKIQGRVAGATEYLTKPFAAEQLRAMVDNLIKRPPPTPPQEGHRGHNDHLRTVTMATSSDHSPAKDHSPPC; from the coding sequence ATGCCTGTTAGCTCTTATACGGTTCCAGTTATTCTCTCAGTAGACGATCGCCCCCTCAGTCACACCTTGGTCAGACGGGCGCTGGAGCCGGATTACCACATTATTACCGTCGAGAATGGCATCGAAGCCCTGGCCCGCATTTACTATGAGCAAGTTGATTTGGTTTTGTTAGATGTGTCCATGCCCGATGTTGATGGTCTGGAAGTGTGCCGCATTATCCGAAGCATCGAGCAATTTCGTAGTCTGCCCATCATTATGCTAACTGCCCGCAATCGTCCCTTCGACAAAATCCAGGGTCGGGTGGCAGGGGCGACGGAATATCTCACCAAACCCTTTGCTGCCGAGCAACTGCGGGCAATGGTGGACAACCTGATCAAACGGCCTCCGCCAACGCCCCCCCAAGAGGGCCATCGAGGTCATAACGATCACTTGAGAACCGTGACAATGGCTACCTCTAGCGATCATTCCCCTGCTAAAGATCATTCCCCCCCCTGCTAA